In the genome of Halofilum ochraceum, one region contains:
- a CDS encoding M24 family metallopeptidase: MLAFEEREYRDRIANARKRMAAEGIDVMLCSNPANMCYLTGYDGWSFYVHQLVILTANENEDPVWVGRGMDANAAKVTTFLPDANVISYSDDYVHSKVKHPLEFVGGLLKERGLERAKIGAEMDTFYFPARSLLSLQRTLPNAELVDASTLVPWVKVIKSPAEIEYMERAARICERAMRTAVDNIHTGNRQCDAAAEIFRTQIAGTEEFGGDYTAIVPMLPSGEGTNTPHLTWNDQNFKNGEATIIELAGCYRRYHCPMARTVQLGKAPKKLDDTAKIVVEGLNNAMEAAKPGTTAEEVENVWRQTIERHGIKKESRIGYSTGLNYPPDWGEGSVSVRPGDKTELQENMCLHIIPGIWMDDWGMEISECIQVTPSGGRAFADFERNLIVK, translated from the coding sequence ATGCTCGCATTCGAAGAACGCGAATACCGCGACCGTATCGCCAACGCCCGCAAGCGTATGGCGGCCGAGGGCATCGACGTGATGCTCTGCAGCAACCCCGCCAACATGTGTTATCTGACGGGCTACGATGGCTGGTCATTTTACGTGCATCAGCTCGTGATCCTCACCGCCAACGAGAACGAGGACCCGGTCTGGGTCGGGCGTGGCATGGACGCGAACGCCGCTAAGGTGACCACGTTCCTGCCCGACGCGAACGTGATCTCCTACAGCGACGACTACGTCCATTCGAAGGTCAAGCACCCGCTCGAGTTCGTCGGTGGGCTGCTCAAGGAACGTGGCCTCGAACGCGCGAAGATCGGTGCCGAAATGGATACCTTCTATTTCCCCGCGCGCAGCCTGCTCTCCCTGCAGCGCACCCTGCCGAACGCGGAGCTGGTCGATGCCAGCACGCTCGTGCCGTGGGTGAAGGTCATCAAGTCCCCCGCCGAGATCGAGTACATGGAACGCGCCGCCCGGATCTGCGAACGGGCCATGCGCACCGCCGTGGACAACATCCACACCGGCAACCGCCAGTGCGACGCCGCGGCCGAGATCTTCCGCACCCAGATCGCCGGCACCGAGGAATTCGGCGGCGACTACACCGCGATCGTGCCGATGCTGCCGTCGGGCGAAGGGACGAACACCCCGCATCTCACCTGGAACGACCAGAACTTCAAGAATGGCGAAGCGACCATCATCGAACTGGCCGGCTGCTACCGCCGCTACCACTGCCCGATGGCCCGCACCGTCCAGCTCGGCAAAGCGCCCAAGAAACTCGACGACACCGCGAAGATCGTGGTCGAGGGCCTGAACAACGCGATGGAGGCGGCCAAACCCGGCACCACCGCGGAGGAAGTCGAGAACGTCTGGCGCCAGACCATCGAGCGCCATGGCATCAAGAAAGAATCCCGCATCGGCTACTCGACCGGCCTGAACTATCCGCCGGACTGGGGCGAAGGCAGCGTCAGCGTGCGCCCGGGCGACAAGACCGAACTGCAGGAGAACATGTGCCTGCACATCATTCCCGGCATCTGGATGGACGACTGGGGCATGGAAATCAGCGAATGCATCCAGGTCACGCCGTCCGGCGGGCGTGCGTTCGCCGACTTCGAACGGAACCTGATCGTCAAGTAA
- a CDS encoding DMT family transporter, with the protein MTPTPSNVATARAVLPGERPLVGIGLMAAGVCTLPLMDGTAKYLSGEFHVLQVAWARYGFHLVLLLALLAWRLRPAELVPRHPGLQILRSGFLLGTTLCYFGAIAYMPLATVLALAFIGPVVSTALAPIALGEQIGPRRWVAVLVGFMGALIVLRPGFDVFHPASLLALGAGVFYGLYLLATRRLSGSGRPAVTLLYTAVIGVAVLTLMLPFVWRPPQATDWLLMAIMGAFGALAHFLIIRAFEHAPAAVLGPVSYVEIIMAVAIGWIAFGDFPDRWTWTGIAVIVASGIYISVREGRMRAPLTD; encoded by the coding sequence ATGACTCCGACCCCGTCCAATGTAGCGACTGCCCGGGCCGTACTCCCCGGCGAGCGGCCGCTCGTCGGCATCGGGCTGATGGCGGCCGGGGTGTGCACATTGCCGCTGATGGACGGCACCGCGAAATACCTCAGCGGCGAGTTCCACGTCCTGCAGGTCGCCTGGGCGCGCTACGGTTTTCACCTGGTGCTGTTGCTGGCGCTGCTCGCCTGGCGCCTGCGGCCGGCCGAACTCGTGCCCAGACACCCGGGCCTGCAGATACTGCGCAGCGGTTTCCTGCTGGGTACCACCCTGTGCTACTTCGGCGCCATCGCGTATATGCCTCTGGCGACGGTGCTGGCGCTCGCCTTCATCGGACCGGTCGTGAGCACGGCACTGGCGCCCATCGCCCTCGGAGAGCAGATCGGTCCCCGCCGCTGGGTCGCGGTGCTGGTCGGCTTTATGGGCGCGTTGATCGTCCTGCGACCGGGCTTCGACGTATTCCACCCCGCCTCGCTGCTGGCGCTCGGCGCGGGCGTGTTTTACGGGCTCTACCTGCTGGCCACGCGGCGCCTGTCGGGCAGCGGGCGTCCGGCCGTCACCCTGCTGTACACCGCGGTGATCGGCGTTGCCGTACTGACGCTCATGCTGCCCTTCGTCTGGCGCCCACCGCAGGCGACGGATTGGCTGCTGATGGCCATAATGGGGGCGTTCGGCGCCCTCGCCCATTTTCTGATCATCCGAGCTTTCGAGCACGCGCCGGCGGCCGTGCTCGGCCCGGTGAGCTATGTGGAGATCATCATGGCCGTCGCGATCGGCTGGATCGCGTTCGGCGATTTCCCCGATCGCTGGACCTGGACGGGTATCGCCGTCATTGTGGCCAGCGGGATTTATATTTCCGTACGAGAGGGGCGCATGCGCGCTCCCCTGACCGACTGA
- a CDS encoding DMT family transporter, which produces MSEGQTVAGPESARSAGDRPMLGIAFMALGVSLVPLMDGIAKGLADDYPVFQLVWARFAFHLLWLLPFLLWHGHGRSVLSPRHPGLQLLRGFLLMAATLCYFSAIALMPIADALALLFISPMVVTLLSPVVLGERVGIWRWSAVVAGFIGALIVVRPGFGVFQWASVLALGAGVMHGCYLITTRRLAGSTNPMLTLFYTGAIGLLAMSVAMPALWVPPSAADWGWMAIMGAFAAGGHFLIIKGFDQAPAPVVAPVAYAEIVAATAVGYFAFGDFPAAWTWVGIVVIIASGLVISIREHRTRPR; this is translated from the coding sequence ATGAGCGAAGGGCAGACAGTCGCCGGCCCAGAGTCCGCGCGTTCCGCGGGCGACCGGCCCATGCTGGGCATCGCCTTCATGGCACTCGGCGTCAGCCTCGTGCCGTTGATGGATGGCATCGCCAAGGGCCTTGCGGACGACTATCCGGTATTTCAGCTCGTCTGGGCGCGATTCGCGTTTCACCTGCTGTGGCTGCTGCCCTTCCTGCTGTGGCACGGCCATGGCCGCTCGGTGCTGTCCCCGCGCCATCCGGGCCTGCAACTGCTGCGCGGATTCCTCCTGATGGCGGCCACGCTGTGCTACTTCAGTGCGATCGCGCTGATGCCCATCGCGGACGCCCTCGCCCTGCTGTTCATCTCGCCGATGGTGGTCACACTGCTCTCGCCGGTCGTCCTTGGCGAGCGCGTCGGGATCTGGCGCTGGAGCGCGGTTGTGGCCGGCTTCATTGGCGCCCTGATCGTGGTCCGTCCCGGTTTCGGCGTATTCCAGTGGGCCTCGGTTCTGGCCCTCGGTGCCGGCGTGATGCACGGCTGTTATCTGATCACGACGCGCCGCCTTGCCGGCAGTACCAATCCCATGCTCACGCTGTTCTATACGGGGGCGATCGGCCTGCTCGCGATGTCGGTGGCCATGCCGGCGCTCTGGGTACCGCCCAGCGCCGCCGACTGGGGCTGGATGGCCATCATGGGCGCATTCGCTGCCGGTGGGCACTTCCTGATCATCAAGGGGTTCGACCAGGCACCGGCCCCGGTGGTCGCCCCGGTGGCTTATGCCGAGATCGTGGCAGCGACGGCGGTCGGTTACTTCGCCTTCGGTGACTTCCCCGCCGCCTGGACCTGGGTGGGGATCGTCGTGATCATCGCCAGCGGGCTCGTTATCTCGATCCGCGAGCACCGGACGCGCCCCCGATGA